A DNA window from Candidatus Bathyarchaeota archaeon contains the following coding sequences:
- a CDS encoding NifB/NifX family molybdenum-iron cluster-binding protein produces MKIAVSTVGNTLDAQVDRRFGRCSNFIIVDSETMTFKAIPNVAVGAMGGAGIQAAQMIASEGVKVLITGNVGPNAFQTLSSAGIEIVVGASGTVRESVEKFKKGELSKTGGPTVSGHFGMGKGRGQGRRQ; encoded by the coding sequence ATGAAGATAGCTGTATCAACTGTTGGAAATACTCTGGATGCCCAAGTAGACCGAAGATTTGGAAGATGCTCCAACTTTATAATCGTAGACTCCGAGACCATGACATTTAAGGCGATTCCAAACGTGGCTGTAGGCGCCATGGGCGGGGCTGGAATTCAGGCAGCTCAGATGATAGCAAGTGAAGGCGTCAAAGTACTAATCACTGGAAACGTTGGGCCAAACGCCTTTCAAACTCTATCATCAGCGGGAATAGAAATTGTTGTAGGGGCCTCTGGAACAGTTAGGGAAAGCGTTGAAAAATTCAAGAAAGGTGAATTGAGTAAGACTGGAGGACCAACCGTTAGCGGTCATTTCGGGATGGGTAAAGGACGAGGTCAGGGAAGGCGACAGTAG
- a CDS encoding NifB/NifX family molybdenum-iron cluster-binding protein produces the protein MRIVIPVVDESGLNAQLSGHFGRTPFFAVVEIDEKGQVASHKTVPNADEHFGGGGRRADFILKLKPNVIITYGMGPRGLSIYQSVRVAVLRANANTVRDVIAAYSDNKLEELTEGCHEARSP, from the coding sequence GTGAGAATCGTAATTCCGGTAGTTGACGAATCAGGTTTAAATGCTCAATTGTCCGGACACTTTGGCAGGACACCATTCTTTGCAGTGGTAGAGATAGATGAAAAAGGACAAGTGGCAAGCCACAAAACCGTACCTAACGCAGATGAACATTTTGGCGGTGGAGGACGACGTGCTGACTTTATTCTAAAGCTTAAGCCCAATGTAATAATCACCTATGGCATGGGCCCAAGAGGTTTAAGCATTTATCAAAGTGTCAGAGTGGCAGTTTTGCGAGCGAACGCTAATACAGTTAGGGACGTTATTGCAGCCTACAGTGATAACAAGTTGGAAGAGCTAACAGAGGGTTGCCACGAAGCACGAAGCCCTTAA
- a CDS encoding ATP-binding protein, with translation MIISIASGKGGTGKTTVAVNMALSLGAVQLLDCDVEEPNVHLLLNPKIEETKPVYVRVPVIDKGKCDYCGKCAEFCEYNALFVTGGKVMFFPDLCHGCGGCVIVCPRDAIKEKKRKIGTVKKGFANGIELVYGELTVGEPMAVPIIKEVKEQVAKHGDVIVDSPPGTSCPVIEAVYGSDYCILVTEPTPFGLYDLKIAVEVLGKLHIPFGVIVNQAGIGDNKVYTYCKKKTIPILLEIPYERKIAELYSSGTPFVLKMPEWKEKFRQLFDEIKGGRHN, from the coding sequence ATGATAATCTCGATTGCCAGCGGCAAAGGAGGCACTGGAAAAACTACTGTAGCCGTAAATATGGCTCTATCGCTAGGGGCTGTTCAGCTTCTAGACTGCGACGTTGAGGAACCTAATGTTCATCTACTTTTGAATCCGAAAATAGAGGAAACCAAACCGGTTTATGTGCGGGTTCCTGTAATCGACAAAGGAAAGTGTGACTACTGCGGGAAATGTGCCGAATTCTGTGAATACAATGCGCTCTTCGTCACTGGTGGGAAGGTTATGTTTTTTCCAGATCTGTGCCATGGGTGTGGTGGCTGTGTAATTGTTTGTCCGAGGGATGCGATTAAGGAGAAGAAGCGGAAGATTGGAACGGTAAAGAAAGGATTTGCGAATGGGATTGAGTTGGTTTATGGCGAGCTTACTGTAGGTGAGCCTATGGCGGTCCCTATAATAAAAGAGGTAAAAGAACAAGTTGCAAAGCATGGTGATGTGATAGTTGATTCTCCTCCAGGCACGTCTTGTCCCGTGATTGAAGCAGTTTATGGCAGTGATTACTGTATTCTCGTGACTGAGCCGACGCCGTTTGGGTTGTATGACTTGAAAATAGCGGTTGAGGTTTTAGGGAAGTTACATATTCCGTTTGGGGTTATTGTGAATCAAGCTGGAATTGGGGATAATAAAGTCTACACTTACTGCAAGAAGAAAACAATCCCTATCTTGCTGGAAATCCCTTACGAAAGAAAAATTGCAGAGCTATATTCTTCAGGAACGCCTTTCGTGTTAAAAATGCCGGAATGGAAAGAAAAATTCCGACAGCTTTTCGACGAGATAAAAGGGGGCAGACACAATTGA
- a CDS encoding Hsp20/alpha crystallin family protein: MSWDEDFERWFRRKMRRPSSSGWFFEDIDEMLRDIEEMMNKELKEFTSRIPKGYVRERKLPDGRKIRELGPFVYGYSMTIGPNGKPVIREFGNIQPSRHGPTIKEEREPLVDIVNTDGEVKVVAELPGVNKKDIKLHVLDNILTISVNTPDHKYYKEIKLPTEVKPKNAKTSYKNGVLEVTLQKTEKRKAQGKSIRIE, from the coding sequence TTGTCTTGGGACGAAGATTTTGAAAGATGGTTTAGAAGAAAAATGCGACGACCATCCTCCAGTGGATGGTTCTTTGAAGATATAGATGAAATGCTTCGCGATATTGAAGAAATGATGAACAAAGAACTAAAAGAATTCACTTCTCGCATACCAAAAGGCTATGTGAGAGAACGCAAATTGCCAGATGGAAGAAAAATCCGCGAATTAGGCCCCTTCGTATACGGCTACTCCATGACAATCGGCCCCAACGGAAAACCAGTAATAAGAGAATTTGGGAACATCCAACCCAGCAGGCATGGACCAACGATAAAAGAAGAACGTGAACCTCTAGTCGACATAGTAAACACAGATGGCGAGGTAAAAGTAGTTGCTGAACTGCCAGGAGTAAACAAAAAAGACATAAAGCTCCACGTTTTGGACAACATACTAACGATTTCTGTTAACACGCCAGATCACAAATACTACAAAGAAATAAAGCTGCCGACTGAAGTCAAACCAAAAAACGCAAAGACATCCTATAAAAACGGCGTGTTAGAAGTAACGTTGCAAAAAACTGAAAAGCGCAAAGCACAGGGAAAATCCATCAGAATTGAGTAA
- a CDS encoding ferritin-like domain-containing protein: MLEDEIIEFFRDQIKLEHHIVESIMNSLKTVRNPLVKQVLRAIAFDSQKHAGIYKAAMSIATVTPALTDKEYSELEKITAKHIVDEEKVISTLGEIMPKIKDKKIKFLLESIAVDERKHHELLSKIMELVVKKEAITEEDWWEILWKNVPFHGTPGG; this comes from the coding sequence ATGCTGGAAGACGAAATTATAGAATTCTTTAGAGACCAGATTAAATTGGAACATCATATCGTTGAGTCAATCATGAACAGCCTAAAAACAGTGAGAAATCCCTTAGTGAAGCAAGTTTTACGTGCAATAGCTTTTGACTCTCAAAAACACGCCGGAATCTACAAAGCAGCAATGTCCATCGCCACAGTCACTCCAGCGTTAACGGACAAAGAATATAGCGAACTTGAAAAGATAACCGCAAAACACATCGTGGACGAAGAAAAGGTCATATCCACACTAGGCGAAATTATGCCAAAAATAAAAGACAAGAAAATCAAGTTTCTACTAGAATCCATAGCTGTCGACGAAAGAAAACACCATGAACTCCTCAGCAAAATCATGGAGTTAGTCGTCAAGAAAGAAGCCATAACGGAAGAGGATTGGTGGGAAATTCTCTGGAAGAACGTTCCATTCCACGGCACACCAGGCGGATAA
- a CDS encoding winged helix-turn-helix transcriptional regulator, whose translation MDDIDQKIISQLQLNGRTTFKKLAKIIGFSSMGAKKRVEKLLEKNVLKVSALVNIKQLDLYAAIILIEIEGAEAVQKLLDRFKECPRVVHIFTTLGGYNIIALVVAENRDTLESISMEKCSLRSSKGIRRSEFYPIGNIHYSPFLPIRKHLARKERKTTPCKVDCRPCNRYKAEKCVGCPATSYYKGNL comes from the coding sequence TTGGATGACATCGACCAAAAAATAATCTCACAGCTGCAGCTAAACGGACGGACAACCTTCAAAAAACTAGCAAAAATCATAGGTTTCTCAAGCATGGGAGCAAAGAAACGCGTAGAAAAGCTTCTTGAAAAAAACGTTCTAAAAGTCTCAGCATTAGTCAACATTAAACAATTAGACCTATACGCGGCAATTATATTAATTGAAATAGAAGGGGCGGAAGCCGTGCAAAAACTTCTAGACCGCTTCAAAGAATGCCCCCGCGTAGTCCACATCTTCACGACTTTAGGCGGATACAACATTATCGCCCTCGTAGTGGCGGAAAACCGAGACACTCTTGAAAGCATATCTATGGAGAAATGCTCGCTGAGAAGTAGCAAGGGAATTCGCAGGTCTGAGTTTTACCCCATTGGCAACATCCATTATTCACCATTTCTCCCAATCAGAAAACACCTAGCACGCAAAGAAAGAAAAACCACACCCTGCAAAGTTGACTGCCGCCCCTGCAACAGGTACAAAGCGGAAAAATGCGTTGGATGCCCAGCAACAAGCTACTACAAGGGTAACCTCTAA
- the gcvT gene encoding glycine cleavage system aminomethyltransferase GcvT has protein sequence MWKSSQQNRKLTRCHYLSKQGKKTHLYKFHAKNGKIVSFAEFEMPIWYKGIIPEHLAVRNSVGIFDITHMGRIIITGPDTEAFLNYVTTNNVSTLEPLSAHYSTMCNERGGIKDDFVISRQGKEKFFMVYNAANRNKNYQWLIKQATHFNVKIEDVSDNIAMFAIQGPKAQETLQKISTENLNKIKRFKCSWTKLAGLEAFISRTGYTGEDGFEVFIWNTPVSNPEKAVKAWNTILEAGNEFLIEPCGLGARDTLRLEAGMCLYGNDIDENTTPLEARISFVVKLKKENFIGKEALFKQKAEGVKKKRICLKMLGPGIPRPKHEIFKDGEKIGYLTSGTFSPLLKYGIAMAYVQTEHAIQGETVNVKIRNKQAKAEIVKSPFYDPNRYGYARKH, from the coding sequence ATGTGGAAGTCAAGCCAGCAGAATAGAAAGCTGACAAGGTGCCATTACTTGAGTAAGCAAGGAAAAAAGACCCACCTCTACAAGTTTCACGCTAAAAACGGCAAAATAGTCTCCTTCGCAGAGTTTGAAATGCCGATTTGGTACAAAGGCATAATTCCAGAACATTTGGCGGTAAGAAACAGCGTCGGCATTTTCGACATAACTCACATGGGAAGAATAATAATCACCGGACCCGACACCGAAGCATTCCTCAATTACGTAACAACAAACAACGTCTCCACCCTAGAACCCCTAAGCGCCCACTACTCAACCATGTGCAACGAAAGAGGCGGAATAAAAGACGACTTCGTCATCTCACGACAAGGAAAAGAGAAATTCTTCATGGTATACAACGCCGCTAACAGAAACAAAAACTATCAATGGTTAATAAAACAAGCAACCCACTTCAACGTAAAAATAGAAGATGTTTCAGACAACATAGCCATGTTCGCAATCCAAGGACCCAAAGCCCAAGAAACGCTACAGAAAATCTCCACCGAAAACCTAAACAAGATTAAACGATTCAAATGCAGCTGGACAAAACTCGCAGGCCTTGAAGCTTTCATTTCAAGAACAGGCTACACAGGCGAAGACGGATTCGAAGTATTTATCTGGAACACTCCCGTTTCAAACCCGGAAAAAGCAGTAAAAGCGTGGAACACAATTCTTGAAGCGGGAAACGAATTTCTCATTGAGCCTTGCGGTCTAGGCGCCAGAGATACTTTAAGATTGGAAGCTGGCATGTGCCTCTATGGCAACGACATTGACGAAAACACTACGCCCCTAGAAGCGAGAATAAGTTTTGTGGTGAAGCTGAAAAAAGAAAATTTCATAGGCAAGGAAGCCCTGTTCAAACAGAAAGCTGAAGGAGTAAAGAAAAAGCGTATTTGCCTAAAAATGCTTGGACCTGGAATCCCACGCCCCAAGCATGAAATCTTTAAAGATGGGGAGAAAATAGGTTATCTGACAAGCGGAACCTTCTCGCCTCTATTAAAGTACGGCATCGCTATGGCCTATGTCCAAACGGAGCATGCAATTCAAGGTGAAACAGTAAACGTAAAGATAAGAAACAAACAGGCAAAAGCTGAGATAGTCAAATCACCATTCTACGACCCCAATCGATATGGTTACGCAAGAAAACACTGA
- a CDS encoding DUF131 domain-containing protein: protein MIDSALLSTLGFMLILTGVIVVFIAVIFLLFSSTNGEKKVGGAIIIGPFPIVFGTDRRTVKALFVLSIILVVLVLVKIVF from the coding sequence ATGATTGATTCTGCTCTTTTATCGACTTTAGGTTTTATGCTTATTCTAACAGGAGTCATAGTAGTTTTTATTGCTGTAATTTTTCTGCTTTTTTCGTCAACAAATGGTGAAAAGAAAGTTGGAGGTGCAATTATCATTGGGCCTTTTCCTATAGTCTTTGGAACCGACAGAAGAACTGTGAAGGCGCTTTTTGTTCTATCTATTATTTTGGTGGTGCTTGTCCTCGTCAAAATTGTTTTTTAG
- a CDS encoding OsmC family protein — protein sequence MPKIVTKTRLIENVRTIVDNSRTHSIVCDLPIAKRGEDTGPTALELAIMGLGDCAATIFADVAKQSKIEITNLEVTAEAEKPADSSKLSSVKLKIHVSAKARKQLLEAAWRRTEANCPVVAIFKEAIPITVELEIEAVE from the coding sequence ATGCCAAAAATCGTGACAAAAACTCGACTTATAGAGAATGTTCGCACAATAGTTGACAACTCTAGAACTCACAGCATTGTTTGCGATCTACCGATTGCTAAGAGAGGTGAAGATACTGGACCAACAGCGTTAGAGCTAGCAATAATGGGGCTGGGGGACTGTGCCGCTACAATATTTGCAGACGTAGCCAAACAAAGCAAAATTGAAATTACAAACCTTGAAGTGACAGCAGAAGCCGAAAAGCCCGCAGACTCGTCAAAACTAAGTAGTGTTAAGCTCAAAATTCACGTTTCTGCTAAGGCAAGAAAACAGTTGCTTGAAGCTGCTTGGAGGAGAACCGAAGCAAACTGCCCTGTAGTAGCGATATTCAAAGAAGCAATACCTATAACCGTTGAATTGGAAATAGAGGCTGTAGAATAA
- a CDS encoding metallophosphoesterase, which produces MITPVKDYPALLHKQKQHKTLIIADLHLGWEINLAKKGIHIPSQMPKVLQKLLQLMNKTKPNTLIILGDVKHSIVKAEPSEWRDIPEFFKTIKTRVNDIQVIRGNHDGNLEPLLPPTVQLHPSTGITLNTTGLFHGHTWPAKKLLNCNTLIMGHAHPTVAFRDFLGFRITTPVWIKAKCNTEKLASAYLKGKHIKTNTNPTAIIQKKFSKKPRVKQLIIMPCFNDFLGGRPINKKRERKSYISPILRSEAINRDKAEVYMLDGTFLGTIKQLKALN; this is translated from the coding sequence ATGATAACACCTGTAAAAGACTATCCAGCCCTCCTCCACAAACAAAAACAACACAAAACCCTCATCATCGCAGATCTTCACCTAGGCTGGGAAATAAACCTCGCAAAAAAAGGCATCCACATCCCGTCACAAATGCCAAAAGTCCTTCAAAAACTCCTTCAACTGATGAACAAAACAAAACCAAACACCCTCATAATCCTAGGAGACGTAAAACACAGCATAGTAAAAGCAGAGCCAAGCGAATGGCGAGACATACCTGAATTCTTCAAAACCATAAAAACCAGGGTCAACGACATCCAAGTCATCCGCGGAAACCACGACGGAAACCTTGAACCACTACTCCCTCCAACCGTACAACTACACCCCTCAACAGGCATAACCCTAAACACAACAGGACTTTTCCACGGACACACATGGCCAGCTAAAAAACTCCTAAACTGCAACACCCTCATAATGGGCCACGCCCACCCGACAGTTGCCTTCCGCGACTTCCTCGGATTCCGAATAACAACGCCAGTTTGGATAAAAGCCAAATGCAACACCGAAAAGCTGGCAAGCGCATACTTAAAAGGCAAACATATCAAAACAAACACTAACCCCACTGCAATCATCCAAAAAAAATTCAGCAAAAAACCCAGAGTTAAGCAGCTAATCATAATGCCGTGCTTCAACGACTTCCTCGGAGGACGCCCTATCAACAAAAAGCGCGAGCGCAAAAGTTACATTAGCCCGATTCTCCGCTCCGAAGCAATAAACAGAGATAAAGCAGAAGTATACATGCTCGATGGAACATTCCTAGGAACAATAAAACAACTCAAAGCGTTAAACTAG
- a CDS encoding DUF354 domain-containing protein produces MRIWYDACTGKHVRYGHAIAQRLRKLGHHMVLTTREHPDTINVMKTLGERFEIIGKYDPTSLVSRFRASIERELRFYEMFKDDKPHVAISHGSVELCRTAFGLGVQIICTGDTTYTKANWLIVPLADTLIISKAIPKRLYQRYGARNIVQFDGVDEVAWVHPLKREEGEKYEHPLIVVRQSEFKASYMKGTDVTVDIAKKLTSLGNVVFLPRYKKEKIEGLTVPEGFVDSLSLVKEADLVIGVGGTIAREAALQGTPSIVVPILGWAHVNDYVSRKGFPLFKVELPDILKYAKKHIGRHVDTSEMLAELENPVNVIETLIEEKTYKNDKN; encoded by the coding sequence ATGAGAATTTGGTATGACGCGTGCACAGGCAAACATGTGCGATATGGACATGCGATTGCTCAACGTCTCAGAAAACTTGGACATCACATGGTTTTAACAACTAGGGAACATCCTGATACTATAAACGTTATGAAGACATTGGGTGAACGGTTCGAAATCATTGGAAAATACGATCCCACGTCGCTCGTTTCAAGATTTAGAGCAAGTATAGAGAGAGAGCTTCGATTCTATGAAATGTTCAAAGACGATAAACCACATGTTGCCATATCCCACGGATCAGTAGAACTCTGTCGAACCGCGTTCGGGCTTGGTGTGCAAATCATTTGCACAGGAGATACAACTTACACAAAAGCTAACTGGCTAATTGTTCCCCTGGCGGACACATTAATAATCTCGAAGGCGATTCCAAAGAGGCTTTATCAAAGGTACGGGGCAAGAAACATAGTCCAATTTGATGGTGTCGATGAGGTTGCTTGGGTCCACCCTCTTAAACGAGAAGAAGGTGAAAAGTATGAACATCCATTAATCGTAGTGAGGCAGAGTGAGTTTAAAGCCTCATACATGAAAGGAACAGATGTGACAGTAGACATTGCAAAGAAGCTGACTTCACTAGGAAATGTGGTTTTTCTTCCAAGATATAAAAAAGAAAAGATTGAAGGGCTAACAGTTCCAGAGGGATTCGTAGATTCTCTCTCGCTAGTTAAAGAGGCTGACTTGGTTATAGGTGTAGGAGGAACGATAGCAAGGGAAGCCGCACTTCAAGGAACGCCAAGTATAGTCGTTCCAATATTGGGGTGGGCACATGTTAATGATTATGTTTCTAGAAAAGGATTCCCACTGTTTAAGGTTGAACTACCGGACATCTTGAAGTATGCAAAGAAGCATATAGGAAGACATGTAGACACAAGTGAAATGCTTGCAGAGCTGGAAAACCCTGTTAACGTGATTGAAACTCTCATAGAAGAAAAAACCTACAAAAATGATAAAAACTAG
- a CDS encoding ribonucleoprotein yields the protein MNSLEPSKKPLNVLVKQLNSNVNITLKNGVTYKGNMKKCDGHMNIILEGATECRGEKLIANYGSVLVRGNNILYISIEK from the coding sequence GTGAACAGTTTAGAGCCAAGCAAGAAACCCTTGAATGTTTTAGTGAAACAACTAAACAGCAATGTTAACATAACACTGAAAAACGGCGTCACGTACAAAGGCAACATGAAGAAATGTGATGGTCATATGAACATTATTCTAGAGGGCGCCACCGAATGTAGAGGTGAAAAGCTAATCGCCAACTATGGCAGCGTCTTAGTTAGAGGAAATAACATCCTCTACATTTCTATAGAAAAATAG
- a CDS encoding Mrp/NBP35 family ATP-binding protein yields MTEECDEKCGSCSDSKDRPDPKKRSNDKKLGLNFKMSKIEHKIAVISGKGGVGKSTVTVNLAMSFATHGYVNSVGILDADITGPCIPKILGVRGQKLEAGPSGILPAIAPLGIRVVSMDFLLPSDETPVIWRGPLKMKAIEQFLSDIVWGELDFLFIDLPPGTGDEPLSVMQLLPSMDGVVIVTIPSEVSQIVVKKAVTFARRLNIPVIGIIENMSGFVCPKCGEKTDIFKAGGGRKIAKDLAIPFLGTIPIDPQICDDSDKGVPFITEHPDSQASKAFMEIVGKVERFLKQKVKLEKTLPADSGEEVNK; encoded by the coding sequence ATGACTGAAGAATGCGATGAAAAATGTGGCTCATGTTCGGATTCCAAAGACCGCCCTGATCCAAAAAAAAGAAGCAATGACAAAAAATTAGGGCTCAACTTCAAGATGAGTAAGATTGAGCATAAAATCGCTGTGATAAGCGGTAAAGGCGGAGTAGGCAAGAGCACAGTAACTGTGAACTTGGCGATGAGTTTCGCTACTCATGGCTACGTCAACAGTGTAGGAATCTTGGATGCAGATATCACTGGACCCTGCATACCTAAAATCCTCGGAGTAAGAGGTCAGAAACTTGAAGCTGGTCCGTCGGGCATCCTTCCGGCAATAGCCCCCTTGGGAATAAGAGTTGTTTCCATGGATTTTCTGCTTCCCAGCGACGAAACACCGGTTATTTGGCGGGGCCCACTTAAAATGAAAGCCATTGAACAGTTTCTCTCTGACATTGTGTGGGGGGAACTTGACTTCCTTTTTATAGATCTTCCTCCAGGCACTGGTGACGAACCTCTTAGCGTGATGCAGCTTCTCCCCAGCATGGACGGCGTGGTTATTGTAACGATTCCTTCGGAAGTCTCTCAGATTGTTGTCAAAAAGGCAGTGACTTTTGCTAGGAGGTTGAACATTCCCGTAATTGGGATTATAGAGAACATGAGCGGGTTTGTTTGTCCAAAGTGTGGTGAAAAAACCGACATTTTCAAAGCTGGCGGAGGGAGAAAAATAGCGAAAGACTTGGCAATTCCTTTTCTAGGAACAATTCCAATTGACCCTCAAATCTGCGACGATTCAGATAAAGGCGTACCTTTCATAACTGAACATCCAGATTCCCAGGCGTCCAAGGCTTTTATGGAAATTGTTGGCAAAGTTGAAAGGTTTTTGAAACAGAAGGTGAAATTGGAAAAAACACTGCCAGCAGACTCGGGAGAGGAGGTGAATAAATGA
- a CDS encoding 4Fe-4S binding protein codes for MKQITILSGKGGTGKTTITASFAVLAQNSVIVDCDVDAPDLHMLLHPKTIETQEFKGSKLAEIDPSKCVECGLCQEICRFNAITDFQVEPIHCEGCGTCLLVCPEDAISLKERVSGEAFISKTEYGTLSHAFLFPGEGNSGKLVALVRDNARKVAEKENCDLILIDAPPGIACPAIASVSGVDVGVIVTEPTVSGIHDMERALRLLAHFGVLPLMCINKYDINEMNTQKIEEFCKKNKIEVIGKILYNPIVTKALVSEKPVVVFSPENMVSREIERMWKRVLDNV; via the coding sequence TTGAAACAGATAACTATCTTAAGCGGGAAGGGTGGAACGGGGAAAACAACTATTACAGCTTCCTTCGCCGTTTTGGCTCAAAATTCAGTGATAGTTGACTGTGACGTCGATGCTCCTGACCTCCACATGCTGCTTCACCCCAAAACTATCGAAACCCAAGAGTTCAAAGGTTCGAAACTGGCAGAAATAGATCCAAGCAAATGTGTTGAGTGCGGCTTATGTCAAGAAATTTGCAGGTTCAATGCCATAACAGACTTTCAAGTCGAGCCAATCCACTGTGAAGGTTGCGGGACCTGCCTCCTCGTCTGCCCGGAAGACGCCATAAGCCTCAAGGAACGTGTCTCTGGAGAAGCTTTCATATCTAAAACTGAGTACGGCACGTTATCTCATGCATTTTTGTTTCCCGGAGAGGGAAACTCGGGAAAATTAGTTGCTTTAGTTAGGGATAACGCGAGAAAAGTTGCCGAAAAAGAAAATTGTGATCTGATTCTGATAGATGCCCCGCCTGGCATAGCCTGTCCCGCTATTGCTTCAGTGAGCGGGGTGGATGTAGGAGTGATTGTTACTGAGCCCACGGTTTCTGGGATTCATGACATGGAACGTGCTTTAAGGCTTCTAGCTCATTTTGGCGTGCTCCCGCTTATGTGCATCAACAAGTATGACATAAATGAAATGAACACGCAGAAAATCGAAGAGTTCTGCAAAAAGAACAAGATTGAAGTCATTGGGAAAATACTCTATAACCCAATTGTCACGAAGGCCTTAGTTTCAGAAAAACCTGTCGTAGTATTTTCGCCTGAAAACATGGTTTCGCGGGAAATAGAGAGAATGTGGAAACGTGTACTCGATAATGTTTGA
- a CDS encoding undecaprenyl-diphosphate phosphatase encodes MASFIEAVIFGVIQGLTEWLPVSSSGHLAIAKGFFGWRPPMIFFVLLHVGTLVVIVAFFRRDIVEVLKALVRRNLRSEEGKLGVCVIVGSVPTAVIGYIFQDLFESFFDNLLVVGAALLATGFLLFFSEQREGDKALGFLDSLLVGIAQGIAIIPGISRSGATISIGLLRRVGKETAFRFSFLLSIPAVLGATIAKSGDLNLLIGHGDAIAVVVGVVTSMVVGYLSLKVLRKVVMKKRFHWFALYCWAAGALVIISQML; translated from the coding sequence ATGGCGTCGTTTATCGAAGCGGTGATTTTTGGGGTAATTCAAGGCTTGACAGAGTGGTTGCCGGTGTCTAGCTCGGGGCATTTGGCTATTGCAAAGGGATTTTTTGGTTGGCGACCGCCTATGATTTTTTTTGTTCTTCTTCATGTGGGTACACTTGTTGTGATTGTGGCTTTCTTTCGAAGAGACATTGTAGAGGTTTTGAAGGCGCTTGTTAGGCGAAATTTAAGGTCTGAAGAGGGGAAGCTTGGCGTTTGTGTTATTGTGGGCAGTGTACCTACCGCGGTTATTGGTTACATTTTTCAAGATCTTTTCGAGTCTTTTTTTGACAACTTGCTTGTCGTGGGAGCCGCTCTTTTGGCAACTGGCTTCTTACTTTTCTTCTCAGAACAAAGAGAAGGCGATAAGGCTTTAGGCTTTCTGGACTCGTTGCTTGTAGGAATAGCACAGGGAATCGCTATAATTCCCGGTATTTCAAGGAGCGGAGCCACTATTTCTATAGGGCTACTGCGAAGAGTGGGTAAGGAAACCGCTTTTAGATTCTCTTTTTTATTGTCGATTCCAGCGGTTTTAGGTGCGACTATCGCAAAGTCGGGCGATTTAAATTTATTAATTGGCCACGGAGATGCGATTGCAGTGGTTGTAGGTGTTGTGACATCGATGGTTGTGGGTTACCTGTCGCTCAAAGTTTTGCGGAAAGTAGTTATGAAAAAGAGGTTTCACTGGTTTGCGCTTTATTGCTGGGCAGCAGGTGCTTTAGTCATAATTTCTCAAATGCTTTAA
- a CDS encoding GNAT family N-acetyltransferase, translated as MKPYFMVRKYQLGDREQCRGLWRELTEWHREIYEDPTIGGEHPEDYFDEHLAKVGPDRLWVAIHGSEVVGLAGLIVKGEEAEIEPLIVSKAHRRKGIGKQLVKTVVSVARNLGVRFLSVKPVARNVQAVKFFYGQDFKNLGHIELCLDFCEYVWKPGFQFFECNFNF; from the coding sequence ATGAAGCCGTATTTTATGGTCCGCAAATATCAACTTGGTGACAGAGAGCAATGTCGTGGTTTATGGAGAGAGCTGACCGAGTGGCATCGCGAGATCTATGAAGACCCAACCATTGGTGGAGAGCACCCCGAGGATTATTTTGATGAGCATTTAGCGAAGGTTGGGCCGGACCGACTTTGGGTTGCTATCCACGGCTCAGAAGTAGTTGGGCTTGCAGGATTAATTGTCAAAGGTGAAGAAGCTGAAATAGAACCGCTTATAGTAAGCAAAGCCCACCGCCGCAAAGGCATAGGAAAACAATTAGTGAAAACAGTTGTTTCCGTAGCACGCAATTTAGGAGTAAGATTCCTTAGCGTCAAGCCCGTGGCGCGAAATGTTCAAGCAGTAAAATTCTTTTATGGGCAAGACTTCAAGAATCTCGGGCACATAGAGCTATGCTTGGACTTTTGTGAATACGTGTGGAAGCCTGGCTTTCAATTCTTTGAGTGTAACTTCAACTTTTAG